A window of Pseudoalteromonas sp. MEBiC 03607 genomic DNA:
CTAGTTGCTCGCCAATACCATGAGCAATTGCTGTGTGGCCATTTATAAACACTGGTACATCGGCTCCAAGCGTCACCCCAAGTTTAGCTAATTCTTCGAGCGATAAATCGCACTCCCACAACTTATTGAGAGCAAGTAGGGTCGTAGCCGCATCGGATGAACCGCCACCAACACCACCGCCCATCGGTAAACGTTTTAATAGCTCGATAGTCGCACCTTGTTGGCAACCACAATGCTGCTGTAATAAACGAGCTGCCTTATATATAAGGTTGTCTGTTAAAGCAATGCCATTTGTATCGCCAATGACTGTGATATCGGGTTCATGGGTCACTGTAAATGTTAAGTCATCACCAAATTCTAAAAAGGTAAATAAGGTTTCAAGCTCATGGTAGCCATCATCGCGACGACCATTAATATGCAAAAATAGGTTTAGTTTAGCGGGTGCGATTAATGTGAAAGGGGGCTTTAAAATGTGTGTCATGATTAATGTAACTGCCAATCATTAA
This region includes:
- the ispE gene encoding 4-(cytidine 5'-diphospho)-2-C-methyl-D-erythritol kinase, whose amino-acid sequence is MTHILKPPFTLIAPAKLNLFLHINGRRDDGYHELETLFTFLEFGDDLTFTVTHEPDITVIGDTNGIALTDNLIYKAARLLQQHCGCQQGATIELLKRLPMGGGVGGGSSDAATTLLALNKLWECDLSLEELAKLGVTLGADVPVFINGHTAIAHGIGEQLENVELPQSWFCVIHPGEHVSTAKIFTHPDLKRDTPKLKVDWQTENLGNDCEPLVKKLCPEVEKVLQWLLKYAPSKMTGTGACCFAEFSTQAQAQQVLAQLPDKWTGFVASSATLSPAHKALNAHFAMK